The following proteins come from a genomic window of Leptospira bandrabouensis:
- the hpt gene encoding hypoxanthine phosphoribosyltransferase: MKPLYSEERIHQRVDELAREISRDFLSKDLVVIGILNGGFIFTADLCRSIAIPHEVDFMAASSYGDGTTSGDLKITKELKHSVKNKSVLLVEDIVDTGQTLEYLLEEVGKQNPKDLKVAALFWKKSKANPHIPVHYPGFIIEDEFLVGYGLDYKGRYRNLPYVAKLEGTDSTL, translated from the coding sequence ATGAAACCTTTATATTCAGAAGAAAGAATCCACCAACGTGTTGATGAGCTCGCAAGAGAGATATCTCGCGATTTTTTAAGCAAAGACTTAGTTGTCATTGGAATCTTAAACGGTGGATTTATTTTTACCGCCGATCTTTGTCGCAGCATTGCCATTCCCCACGAGGTAGACTTTATGGCTGCCTCCTCTTACGGCGATGGAACAACTTCTGGAGATTTAAAAATCACCAAAGAGCTCAAACATTCAGTCAAAAATAAATCTGTCCTTCTAGTGGAAGACATCGTAGATACAGGCCAAACCTTAGAATACCTTTTGGAAGAAGTAGGAAAACAAAATCCCAAAGACTTAAAAGTGGCGGCCCTCTTTTGGAAAAAATCCAAAGCCAATCCACACATTCCTGTCCACTATCCAGGTTTTATCATCGAAGATGAATTCCTTGTGGGTTATGGTTTGGACTACAAAGGCAGATATCGCAATCTTCCTTATGTGGCAAAATTAGAAGGAACGGATTCTACTCTTTAG
- a CDS encoding SixA phosphatase family protein yields MKHIYLLRHAKSEWDEPYDSDLERTLSRRGKEQSKALREYLKESRFEFDQCLVSPAERTQKTYTSLRKEILRFPKPELREAIYDADKEDLLFLLHGLSSSVRSVCLVGHNPGLEDLGSSLLFGETDTSRFQKFPTASFLGLSFSGDSWKDITWGSCQLAVFWIPGQIGKE; encoded by the coding sequence ATGAAACATATCTATTTACTCCGTCATGCCAAATCGGAATGGGACGAACCTTATGATTCTGATTTGGAACGGACACTTTCTCGTCGTGGAAAGGAACAATCGAAAGCCTTACGAGAATATTTAAAAGAAAGTCGTTTTGAATTTGACCAATGTTTGGTTTCCCCTGCCGAACGAACCCAAAAAACTTACACCTCACTACGCAAAGAAATCCTTCGTTTTCCCAAACCAGAATTACGTGAGGCCATTTATGATGCGGACAAAGAAGACCTCCTTTTTTTATTACATGGTTTGTCCTCTTCCGTACGTTCCGTCTGCCTAGTCGGACACAATCCTGGATTAGAGGATTTAGGAAGTTCCCTTCTCTTTGGAGAAACGGACACATCTAGATTTCAGAAATTTCCAACGGCCTCATTTCTCGGCTTGAGTTTTTCTGGAGATTCATGGAAAGATATAACTTGGGGCAGTTGCCAATTGGCAGTTTTCTGGATCCCTGGGCAAATAGGCAAAGAATGA
- a CDS encoding response regulator transcription factor gives MESVKIAILEDHSVVTEGIISILKSNPFFSLAGEFRTAADLFHFLESNPIDLLVLDIDLPDRNGIDVLREIKEKHQPTKVIIFSLHGSRVYVEDALKAKADGYMLKSDPISKLPEVIELVMKGGSFVSEGVSKVQLPFSAFQMEILNLLVQGLSQNEVADRIQKSRKTVEYHLNQMRTKFSCKNNNELISKYEKEIQK, from the coding sequence GTGGAATCCGTAAAAATTGCCATCTTAGAAGATCATTCCGTTGTCACTGAAGGAATCATATCTATCCTGAAATCCAATCCTTTCTTTTCTCTTGCCGGAGAATTTCGAACAGCCGCTGATTTGTTTCATTTTTTAGAATCGAATCCCATTGATCTTTTAGTTTTAGACATCGATTTACCAGATCGGAATGGAATCGATGTATTACGTGAGATTAAAGAAAAACACCAACCTACAAAAGTCATTATCTTTTCTTTACATGGAAGCCGGGTTTATGTGGAAGATGCATTAAAAGCAAAGGCAGACGGCTATATGCTAAAGTCTGACCCAATTTCCAAACTTCCTGAAGTCATCGAACTTGTGATGAAAGGTGGGTCCTTTGTTTCCGAAGGTGTGAGCAAAGTCCAACTTCCTTTCTCTGCTTTTCAAATGGAAATTCTAAATCTACTCGTACAAGGGCTGTCACAAAATGAAGTTGCAGATCGTATCCAAAAGTCTAGAAAAACAGTGGAATACCATCTCAACCAGATGAGGACCAAATTCTCCTGTAAAAACAATAACGAGCTCATTTCCAAATACGAAAAAGAAATACAAAAATAG